Within the Alteromonas sp. M12 genome, the region GGTTTTTTACTCTGACCGAGGTCTAAACATTATTTGCCCAGTTATGCGTGAGACTTTTAGTTCATCAATATGTTCATATTTTCCGTCGGAGAAGAATGACAAACATTTAGGTAGAGTGACATAAACCCCAACACCTTCACTTTTTTCTTCTTCTAGCACAATACTATCAATCGCACTCATTAAAACGTGTCCAAGACCTCTGTGCTGATGATCTGGATGCACTCCAATAAACGACAACATATGGTATTTTTCATGGGGAATACGCTCTCTTACCCGCTGTTCCTTTTCGATCATTTGCTTGGTGCCTATATAACCAGCGGTAAGCAACATCTTTAAGCGCCAATGCCAAAATCGGTCGGGGTTGAACGCACTATCAGGTTTAATCATACATGCTACTGCCAATAAACGTTCATCTTCAAAAAGACCAATCATTGGCTGTTTAGCGGTCCAAAAGGCATTTAACTCTTCTCTAATTGCGCCCCTTAAACGGGATTCATACCCTTCCTTCTCAGAATCGAATATATCTAAAAACAGCGGATCATCATGATAAGCTTGATATAAAATTGATGCGGCAATTTTTAAATCTTCAGCGGCCAGATAAACAGCTTTGATTTTATCTAGCGGATTTATGTCTTGTGCAGTATTTGACATAGTTCGACTCTCTTCAATTAGGAAGTTTCACTCTACATAATTATTAACCAATTGTTAACAACTCATTAAAAATAACGGCAAACTAATTTTACTATTTTGGCTAGATGAGGTTGATTTATAGTCTTTTCCCCCCAAGACTTAAGTAGAGGCAGTGAAAGGGTGCGAATGACAATGAACTAGATTGACTCAGTGAGAACAAGTAATCCAAACTTTCACAACAAGTACCAATCTACATGAAATGCCAACACAACTCGAGTTTAGAATTCCATCAAGGAGACATTAAATGCTAACTGAAAATTTAGAGTTAAAGGATTTGTTTCTGCAATTAGGTTTAGCCAATGACGAGGAGTCAATTGAAAACTTTATAGCTCAGCACAAAGGATTGGATAAATCGACAAAACTAGAAGAAGCTAGTTTTTGGACACAGGCTCAATCGACTTTTATTAGACAATCTTTTTTTGAAGATGCGGAATGGACTGAGTTGATCGATCAGCTAGACAATCGACTACGATAATATTAATAGCAGGCCAAGAATATGGCTTGGCCTGCTGCTTCCAAACTAGGCGTAGCAGAAAAAGTGAAGCTTAGATATTGTTGTAAGCAGAGTCGCCCCAACCAATTAAATTACCATTTTTGAACACCAAAGGCGTGCATTCATCTTTAGTTGTGACACCATCACCTTCGCGACGCTGGGTGCGATAAAACAAAACATTTATTTCATCATTATTTTGTTGATATAGTTCACTGAAATCTGGCGTGCCCATGCGACTTCTAATATCTTCGATGGCTGTATTGGATTCCAGTCTTGCAATCGCCTTTCTATTTTTACGTTCTTTTTGTTCCCAATCCGATTGGTATGAGTAATCCCCTTCCCCACCAACCGATATAACACATCCAGATAATGTCAGTGGTAATACTAATGCTGCAGCAACAAGCGTTTTTTTCATTTTAGTTTCCTTGGTGTTGTATTTATGTTTGTTAATTAGCATTCCACAATACAAAATCGAGGCCAAAATTTAACTTATTGTTTTATATATAAAAAAATTAATGCATGTGATTACCAATACCGCTAAGATAGGCACATTCGCTAAATATTAGTGTTTTTCATCATGTCTAATCAGTTTCAGTATATTGCGTCACTATGTAAGAACTTAAAATCCAACGGGAAAGTTCCCAGTGTGGCATTAATTAAAAAGGCCTCAAATCGTCCGTTACCATTGCGGGATATCATTGATGTACTAAAACGCTGGCAAGACGATCCAGATCAATTCCCTTCTACACCAGTTGAGGAAGCATCGCCTCAAAAACCAAATGATTTAATGCAGCATATTGTTACATTGGAAAAGCGCATCGAGTCATTGGAACAACAAGTATTGAATTTAACCCAGTCCCTGCAAAAATAATTGCACAGCCCTACTCCATGGCCTGTAGGCGGGTGTTTTAACCCCGCGGGAAATTAGATAGATTCCATGGCCTGTAGGCGGGAGTTTTAACCCCGCGGGAAATTAGATAGATTCCGTGGCCTGTAGGCGGGTGTTTTAACCCCGCGGGAGATTAGATAGATTCCATAGCCTGTAGGCGGCGGCTTTAGCCCCGCGGGAAATTAGATAGATTCCGTGGCCTGTAGGCGGGTGTTTTAACCCCGTGGGAGATTAGATAGATTCCATGGCCTGAAGACCATGCTACAACGGCGGTGGATTAATTTATTCCATAGCCTGTAGGCGGGTGTTTTAACCCCGCGGGAGATTAGATAGATTCCGTGGCCTGTAGGCGGGTGTTTTAACCCCGCGGGAGATTAGATAGATTCCATAGCCTGTAGGCGGGTGTTTTAACCCCGCGGGAGATTAGATAGATTCCATGGCCTGAAGACCATGCTACAACGGCGGTGGATTAATTTATTCCATAGCCTGTAGGCGGGTGTTTTAACCCCGCGGGAGATTAGATAGATTCCATGGCCTGTAGGCGGCGGCTTTAGCCCCGCGGTGCAACCGTAAAAAACCATGGCCTGAAGGCCATGCTACAACGGCGATGGATTAATTTATTCCATGGCCTGTAGGCGGGTGTTTTAACCCCGCGGGAGATTTGATTTATCCCATGGCCTGAAGGCCATGCTACAGGCGTGGTGATAACTGCTGGATGAATTCGATTAATGAGTCCGCT harbors:
- a CDS encoding GNAT family N-acetyltransferase, whose translation is MSNTAQDINPLDKIKAVYLAAEDLKIAASILYQAYHDDPLFLDIFDSEKEGYESRLRGAIREELNAFWTAKQPMIGLFEDERLLAVACMIKPDSAFNPDRFWHWRLKMLLTAGYIGTKQMIEKEQRVRERIPHEKYHMLSFIGVHPDHQHRGLGHVLMSAIDSIVLEEEKSEGVGVYVTLPKCLSFFSDGKYEHIDELKVSRITGQIMFRPRSE
- a CDS encoding DUF2789 family protein is translated as MLTENLELKDLFLQLGLANDEESIENFIAQHKGLDKSTKLEEASFWTQAQSTFIRQSFFEDAEWTELIDQLDNRLR
- a CDS encoding DUF3192 domain-containing protein; this encodes MKKTLVAAALVLPLTLSGCVISVGGEGDYSYQSDWEQKERKNRKAIARLESNTAIEDIRSRMGTPDFSELYQQNNDEINVLFYRTQRREGDGVTTKDECTPLVFKNGNLIGWGDSAYNNI